attaattcaGAGTTGACAACGtgcaaaatttaattcttgtagaattaaattttgcaCGTTGTATAACGACTAAAGCCTTAGGCGATTTCTGATTATCAGGCCGTATTGTGTCCGATCGGACAATGTATCCGTGACTGATAAATATTGACCGTCCACCCAAGGTCATTACTGGACAATGGAATATCAATCccatgtaattttattgtccTTTTCAATTCTGCGTCATGAATGAATTGAAGATAATTATCTATCAAAGTTTCTTCAAAGAAACTAAATATTGCATAACCAAATCTTTTGTCTACTACTCTACACGGcattaaatgaaacaaaaggcaatatcgaaataaattatttagtatactatttttaattgagATTTAAACATAGCTATTAAGAGGCGTGTTCTTGACCTAGAATAGCACTCTATATTCCCCCAGCAGAGAAGCAACAACAGTATTCCCTAAGAAGGTGGGCGTCGACCAGTTGTAAAATTGCGGCcgaaactttaatttttttaatttgccatAACAGTCAATTCTTCCATTCAGTAATCGAAAAATGTATGCTATAGATGTGATGTGACGAATtgactttaaatatatagagcAAAAttgattgtattaaatatttaaattctgttATTTTGGTGAATTCACAAATGTAGCACTTTTTGTAATTAGTAAATTAGGCTAACCCTGTAAAATTAGTTGTAAtagtggtaaataaataaataaaaataaatgagaaattgttttttaatgtttgttcgTCTTTACATCAAAATGAAAGTGTGATGGTTTTCGATGTGGACATAGTTGAAAGGCTGGAGAGTGTTAAAAGCTGCTATTGACCCACGTCTACGGGTAACAGCTACTTAGTATAAAATACAACCTTCGGAGAACTTCGAAACGCAAAGAAGATGTCAGTTTGTCACAATCAATATGCTAAATGCTAGCCACGGGTTATAGCCACAGCTAATAGTTACAATTAAGTGTATGTCATTAAATTTTCTGCATAGGCCGATTTTGCGGCCTAACGACGTCGCAGCGACGTAAACAACGTCAATTCATAATGTGACCAACCACGTATTTAAAGACTTGTCGCTTTATCAAAAGGGTTAACCGAGATAGAGATTCTTTTAATCTCGCCAGagtaatatacaaatatattcgAACGCACGATTTTGACTTTTGATACAGCTAAATATAAGAATGACTTTCCTCCGAATTCACATgaaacgtaaaattttatgagaaCATTAAAGTTAAGTGAGAAATCCGAAAAGGAGTGTTAAAAGGCTAGCGAGCAGATGGCGGCGCGGCGCTGATACCAAGTCAATTATTTACACTCAATAAAAAGGACGTTATACGAGTATTAGAAAATACTCGTCTAAACTGTCGGCAATCGGACACGATGTTTTACGACCAAACATGAGGAACACAGATGAGGAGTACAAGAGATAGCTATCCGAAAACTATTAAGTGACATGAAACAAAAGGCACACTGCAATTCACAGTACTCCTATTTCGGTCTGATCAAATGATCGtttaggttatatttatttatttatagttattacaCACAAAAGTAAAGACGCAGCTCAacattattaagaaaaattatgGTAACCTAtcaataataagtaaaatgaaatcaatgattaatttctgaaaaagaaCTCTTATCTTTCTTAGCAGCACTTACACTGAATAttctacaaataaatgtatatttttatcaatctcATAATACAAGGGCACTGGCTCCAGCATTTACTTTATGAACGACTACTTTATATTTGAACCCTTCgatcctggagataataaaaacaattgaacaacaacaAGATCGCAATCCAATCGAGGCGCGCGGGAACTAAAAGGTTAATTTCAAAACTCAGCAATAACAGCTGcaatatgaaagaaaatataacgCGATTTTCAATACATGTGTTTACGTTAACCCTAAAttgtctttctttttttaacagtAAATAGGCAACTGGCATTCATTTCGCCCAGAATCAACTCCATCTAGCACCGATTTCCTTAATTTACCGTGGTTAATCCGAACCGAGTTCACTAGTCCTTGATTCAGTCAcggcaaatataataaatatttgtaaaaaagcaCAGGTAGACGCAAATATTTGTGAACAATTTGTAGAATTCACACTTAATAACAAGGTGGAGGTGTTTGTGTTTTTTCTCGTGTCCAGGCTGATGCGGCAACTTCAAAAGGCAATCATTAGGACCATATAAGATTGAGGTACCATGATTGCGTCTATAGTCTATGGGATATCGCAACAGGTGACAGCCGCTCTGAGAACATGCTTTTTTATGGCTTCACGTGATTACTAACGTTTAAACACTTTTCTTTcgtaatgtatgtatgatgtAGCTGAACTATGCAGATATTGATTAaacttcatataaatatttaaagcaaaTACCTATTGCCGTGAAGtggtattgttttttaaatacgtattaaaatatttttggctaTAGTAGCTATAGAAGCCAAACGCCGATTTAAACACCGAATGAGTTTAAATCGGTTTGAATGGTgggtatacattttttatttaaaccattttttattttaatctttgtAAACATAAGTACAGCTTTATTGGAGATATTGATAATATGTTTATGGCTATCAAAAAACTTTATACacttatatattcattttcacTCATTAATTTGCCTGTATTAgacataaacttatttatttgattcatgtttataggaataaaaaacatgaaaataaaacttaatcaaaaataccttttcTTTTATTCCCATATAGAATGATAACAAATCTGacttgtaatttaaataaaacaaacgaaTTCGTACTCAAATCTCGTACCCATCAAACAAATATGACCAAATTGCCATATTGtgatatgataaattaataaataaatataataataaatttatttatttattaatttatcatatcaCAACCtaattctctctctcatcttaaATTACAAGACAtgaattaaactaaatactaGTTCGTAGCAAATCTCGTAGACGCAATGACTCGTAGCACCGTAGGCGTAGGAAGTCTACGAAGCGAAATTACAAAACTTTGTAGAATTGGCACTAATAAGTAGCTATTTGTTGAAACCTCTAGCTTCTGTGTCAGTAAGTACACGTACCAATATTTAATGTTCGCCCGTAAAAATGGTTACGGCGATTTACCATAAAcacgttataatttttttaagaatactCTATATCAAAACTTAAATAACATGAGCGAACAAGAAGGCGAAGTTTTAgaatttgcataaaatgtcgatgttcatataaaatttgagaaaataataatttttccatCTCAAATCCATATTGAAATAACACTGGGATGTGTAACTTTTATAAGGTACTTGGAGttcccaaaaaatatttcattttattattctgcCGTCATGTTTGCCACATGACATTTGATCTAGGgaatattcttattaaaagCGAATTACACAATTGTCACAAAACTATTATGTGCGTGTCAATTCTGTAATATGCGTCGCTGTGACTAAACGACCACAATGTACTTGATTATATTATGGAAACAaaactttaaacttttttttgtagctttttaaCTTTATGGAGCTccccagaaaaaaaaaagtattcgAATGCCCAACTCTAAAACGtaacaaacaattatttattgtcatttttcaCGCTAAATTGGGTATTATCCCTTATTAAtaccattttaattatataatttgtgtattaaaataattttgtatggtTTGCCTTACCTattggtattttaaaattttctttagaattaaaaaacaGATAAAGATGTGATAACTACTAGacttctaaattttttttaaactaaaatttttattatcatttagaCGCGATgttaagagaaataaaatattacctacattataaatatgcaatttgtggacacatttttctatttctatttggGCAGTACAACTCTCGTAGCAAATTGATCGTTTCTGTATGGGTGGTGGCGAGATctctttatataattattgggTACTCAAAAAATAGTAGTTACTCACAAATTACAACAAATGTATACACCTGTAAAACCGAATCAAATTACtatcagtagtttttgcgagatgcgcgaacaaacatacagagaTAAAAAGATTATTCTGAGAATATTTACacccaaatttattttttgtacccATGTTACTTGACGTACCTACTGACGTATTTCTCCTATGTACAGTTATAGCCTACTAacggttttattatatttatagatatagaaaatattcacTTTCCATTCACAACAGATATAGTAGGAATAGTAAACCAAATGACGTGTAGAGTTTTCTTTCCATTCCCTGATGTTTGGTCTCAGCACTCTCGTGTCAAATCGGGCGTGCCTAATGCGAGGGTGCTAACTATTGAGCTTGTTCCGAAGCTAATGGCCCGACGCACATACAATCGTATTTGCAAAGCCCACTGTTCAGTAACAACTGATTTATTGTCCCATATTTATGTTACTCTCTTTTATATTGCCGCAAAACGGTGAAAGCTATTTTTTGTAACTTAGTGAATTTGTAGATTAGTGATTGCAATTTTGGTGTTTACAATCGTCtacatttatgaattatatttcatacaagTTTACGGCTAATAATAGctatagaaataatttgattaaaagtaACGTGTGAAATAAACTTGATTTGACAACGCGCGGGCCGAGCCCTATTCGTCTTGATAAAGCTTTACTATTAGACTGAAACTACGGTCGACTTTTCCGTCGtattatctataaattattatagtcaATGTTGGCATGATTGCATtctattaagtatttaattgaTAGAGTGTGTACCGCGCCACGATTGATTATAGCCAACAGCACGTTTTTTCATTGtagattcatttttattatcgcCATATGTCATATAGAGatccatgcagggtaactgGATGGTTTACTGTAAACGTTAATATACACGAATTCCTCCATTTTCTCAGTCACACATATTAGCAGCATAAGttgcaaccattttttttattagctataTCGAAGTTATTGGAGAACAAAATTGGCTAAACCCAAAGCTGTTCCCACCGCGACAGCCTTTAATCGTGCCGACTCTAGATGTAATCCTCGTCGGCACCCAGGCCACGTCCTGgacacaaaataaagaaataacagACACCTAAGAAACTTCATAACAAAATcgtattaagtttttttaaaaattcatattgCATGGCTTTaggataatatatttatattggtaatattttgactttgactGTAAAATTCACCTTCATTAACACACCTCTACCATTAGTCTGAAAAGTGAAGGTAGTAAATTGTAAACCTGCAAACCATATAGAGAATACCTAGAGAATAAAGAGTAGGTACGCTATTTGTTAAGGACTTTTAGAAACAGATTTATCTACCTAGTCATGCCCTTGGCTGCGTATGCGTGAATCCTATCATATCAAAAAAATCAAGAAGACTTTTTGAGTAGATATTAATACGACACAAATAAACcaataactttattactacttatcatatttataatatttttttgtgataacATTTGAAtagttataagttattttatttccttttcacAGTAATATGGATTCATCAGGAAAATCCTAGAATGATCATCCCACGAGACGCGCTTCTGCGTTCTATGTATTCTATAGCGCAGTATCGGCGTCAGCGCAAATAGGCCCATTAAATTCAATCGACGCGCGCAACACGACAGAAGCGTCACTTACCCAGCACTATATAATTTTGGAATATTAAAGTAACGTCTCGTCTGTAAAATTCGTTTTGTATGCCCAATGCATGCGTCTATTGTCATGATCATGAGTCCAAATtggcatttaaattaattttccaagCGATTTCAGAAGAGAAGAATtcttgaaaatgaaaataatttaacccGTAACccttaaaacttaaaatcagCCTTACATTCCTATTAAATACTACCTATATCAACACTTCACTTATTGAAGAGCTCTAAGTTCTGAAGCTGTTCTGGGAAACTCAATTATAGGAAACCAAAAAGAAGTCGTGAAATTTTGtcgtaagtattattatttttatgtaactcAATTTATcacaaatgtatatttatttaaataacattaccGATGTGATTAACTTCCAAATTTTGGCTGGACCAGTAGGTAGTTATACGTATGTAGAAACGTTATAATACCTCCAATTAAATTACTCTTACGAAATTGAAGACGGCGTTCTACTTTACCtggtaattaattatagttttaatcaGTCATGTCCGAAACGTGATAAACGCAAACCATCACGGCTTCGGCGCAAGCAACCTCTGCTAACCACCTACACATTAATAAAGATCATCTTCAATCACTTCAGCCCACTTTCTGTCTCTCTCGCACACAGCATCTGTAAGTATCTACTTTAATCATTGCAATTTTGAAACAAGCTCAAGTGTTGTCGGTGtcgaataaattttgtataatgtaaacgtgataacaatttaaattccTGTGTAACGGGCCCGGAGCCgacaaaaacaacaaacaaacagaacAGCGCGCCATTGGTGCAGGGCGGGTGGGGCGTCGCTCGCGCGCGCCACTCCCGCCGACTGCCGCAGTCTCGCTCACTCACCCAGTCCTTATCTTCCACTCCGCTGTGAGAGACGTGTTaccaaaaaaatcataaacaaGGTGACAATTTTACATTGCTATACAGTTCTGTGCAAAACGATGCCTCGGCCAACACGCGAATCTTACGGTGATCAGAAACCACCATTCTCTTACATAGCTTTGACAGCCATGGCGATCTGGAGCTCGCCGGAGCGCATGCTCCCGCTGTCAGAGATCTACCGGTTCATCACGGACCGGTTCCCGTACTACCGGCGCAACACGCAGCGCTGGCAGAACTCGCTGCGGCACAACCTCTCCTTCAACGACTGCTTCGTGAAGGTGCCGCGCCGGCCGGACCGGCCCGGGAAGGGCGCCTACTGGACCTTGCATCCGCAGGCCTTCGACATGTTCGAGAACGGCTCGCTGCTCCGCAGGCGCAAGAGGTTCAAGCTGCATCAGGGTGAAAAAGAGAGTTTAAACGCAGAATTGGCCGCTTTGGCAAGTTTTAATAGAGCATTCCTGGCGAGGCAAGCTGGAGCAGCTCCGCCAGCTGTGGTACATAATGGTAGTTTGTACTCACCAGCGGCAACGCTTGGTTCGAGACCTAGTCCAGAGCCTATGGAAGCGCCGGACACAGCAGCACTGCTGCCAGCAGGTCCGCGGCCCCGACGAGCGTTCACAATCGATGCCCTGCTGGAGCCCGAGCCTCGCCGGCTGTCGCCGTCGCCGCAGCCACCGCCACCGCTGCAGCCGCACTGTCCCCTCCCGCTGCCGCCCGCACCCTACCTGCTAGCGGCCCAGAGATACCACGCAGAACTGCTAGCAGGTTTACAGCAATCCTGTTTACCTCCCTTGTGGACCTGGCGGGACTCCAGTCAATTTTCACATTATACGCTTAATTCATGAATGGTAAGTTTAAAGTTAATCTTTGggatttaattacaattttctacTGACAATCAAGTCGACCAATCTAAttgaatcataaaatatatacatattacaatgTTACCAATGCATAATCTCAATAAACAAGTAGCTAAAGTATAGAAAGATGCGATTctataaagaaaatgtttaccGAACAGatcataaaactaaataaacggGTATGGTGAAATTTATGGATAAGTCTGTAACTTCAAGCTTCTTTTAACAAAACTCCTTGCTGCAATTAGTCTAGCAGTAACAACACAATTGTTTGATCCTGAATCATCGTCCACAGAAATCTATAagttaactagcggcccgctcCGGCTTCACTCCAAAACCATAAaagggtaaaaccataataaaaaggtaGCATATGTCACTCCTTAAGGTTTCATCTATCTCTGTgagaaatttcatcaaaatcggcctagtagtttttgagtttattcattacaaacaaaaaaatgcaaatcttttatctttataatattagtatggatttctCATAAATCCTGTTTGGTTTAGGCTAGAAACATTATgtagtacttacttaataatattagaccATAGACATTATTCAACAAATAACTAGAGCGACCCATAGTATGCTCGTTTGGCTCTGGACCCTCGGGAATAGATTTGATGATATCTAAATACCTTTGTATGTgttcaaatgaaatattggTATTGGTTGTCTTCAGTTGGCTAATATAATGATCTAAAATTCAAAAGCATTAGAGCATAAGTATATTGGCAGTCTGGTCAGATTTTACTGAAATTTCAGTCACAATCGTTTGTAGATGTAATGCCGCAGAGTCGAATTAGAATAGTATTCCAGTAATATGCTATAGACCTAGCTCCATCAATTATGCTAACCCTAGATCTCTATAAACTATCTATACAATACAAGACAATGCCCCAtcaacttaaaaactactatcGTTTTCGGTTCACGTTGTAATATAAGTCTCGCGTTTTCCAAGTTACGTTTGTAGTTGTGACGCTCCAAGCGCTCCAAAGACCAGGTGTCGCTCAAAAAcataatctaaaattttagAGATAAGGCTATGATTTTCAAttggccgcctgcctgacttCATCCCTCTTTGGGAAGCTGTTGTTACCTATTGGGTGTGTGTTAATTAGTTCGACTCGTGCGACATTCACGGGAGAACATggagtagtcctattctagggcgggaccacacccCACAGGATAATCTCTTCGCGCAAAGCACTCGATGGCTATTGGCTGTTTAAATAAAGCTCACTAAAGGGCCGCAAGCCA
This DNA window, taken from Plodia interpunctella isolate USDA-ARS_2022_Savannah chromosome 2, ilPloInte3.2, whole genome shotgun sequence, encodes the following:
- the LOC128680693 gene encoding fork head domain-containing protein FD4-like, coding for MPRPTRESYGDQKPPFSYIALTAMAIWSSPERMLPLSEIYRFITDRFPYYRRNTQRWQNSLRHNLSFNDCFVKVPRRPDRPGKGAYWTLHPQAFDMFENGSLLRRRKRFKLHQGEKESLNAELAALASFNRAFLARQAGAAPPAVVHNGSLYSPAATLGSRPSPEPMEAPDTAALLPAGPRPRRAFTIDALLEPEPRRLSPSPQPPPPLQPHCPLPLPPAPYLLAAQRYHAELLAGLQQSCLPPLWTWRDSSQFSHYTLNS